In Acetobacteroides hydrogenigenes, the DNA window AAACCTCTATGCTTGTAATGCAAAGGTTATCATGATTAGCAGCCAAAAAAGAAAACACAACTACCTTACCCAACAATTCATTAAGTTTGGAAAATTTAATCTAATCACTTTTTCTAAATCAGGACAGATTCAATACCAAAATTTGGGTGTAAACACTTCTTATATACCTTTAGGTGTCGACACAAAGACATTTGAGCCATGCAGCAAAATAGTTAAAATGGAATTAAGAAAAAAGTATAATTTAAATTGTACTACGAAATATGCTCTGCATGTTGGTCACATTAAAAAAAACAGAAATATCGACTCTCTAACTGCTTTATTGGATATTGGTTATAAAGTGATTATTGTTGGCAGTAGCAGTACAGAACAAGACATTTCATTAAGTAACTATTTAAAGAACTTGGGTGTTATTATATTTGACCAATACATTGAGAAAATATCAGAATTATATCAACTTGCTGATGTTTACATTTTTCCTGTCAAAAATGCAGATGGAGCAATCGAATTCCCACTTTCTGTTTTGGAAGCAATGTCGACAAATATACCTGTAATCAGTACAAAATTTGGAGGATTAATAGATACATTTCAGGAATCAGAGCATTTTAAATTTTTTAGTTCCAAATCAGAGATGATTGAAAAATTCAAAAATCTTAATTTAGAATTAGCCTGCAATAACAGAAAAATAGTTTTAAACGAATTCAAATGGGAAAAAATATTTGAAAATATATTACAAAATTAAACTATGAATATATATATAACAGGCATAGATGGAGCTGGAAAAACTACTATAATAGAACGAATCATACCTGAATTATTTCCAAATGAAAAAGTAGAAGTAATCTGGGCAAGATATGAACCTAAACTAATTCGTTATTTAGTTGCTCCTTTAAAAAAGTCACAAACAAATGGAAGTACTAACTTCAACGACATGAATGAACAACAATATAATAAATGGTCATCATTCAAAAAGAAAATAACAAAAAGTAAAGTTTTATCATGCGTTATTTTTACAATACAATATATTGAATACTCAATTACAATAAAAAAGGTATTTTCGAAACTACGAAAGTCCCCTAACAATACCATAGTGGACCGCTTTATATTAGATTTCTTAGTTGATCAGTCGGTAAATCATGGACTTAATTTAAACAATTGGATAGTCAAACGGTTGCTATTCAAACTAAATGCCTTTTCCTATGTCATTTTTATAGATGTAGAAGAACACATTGCATTAGTACGTAAGAACGATATTCCTTCAAAAGAATACCTGTCGGTGAGACGAAAATTTTACAAAGAATATATTGAATTGCTTGGGAATGCTGTTATAGTCTGCAATAACAATTCACTTGAAGATACTATCGCTAACATTTCAAAAAAAATAAAAAAAAATGAGTCTGTATATACTAGGAATTGATGGCCTTGATTTAGATATAATAGATCACTATATTGAACAACTCCCAAATTTCAAGAAAATAAGAGATGCAGGATATTTGCAAACAATCGAAACAGTTTTTCCTGCAGATTCTGTTCCTGCTTGGTCTACTATTTTTACTGGATTAAATCCAGCAGAACATGGTATTATTAGGGGGAAAGATTATGTAGAGTCTGTTGAACAATTTAAAAAAAACAACAAGATTGACATAACTGGTAAAACATTTTGGGATGATCTTTCAAAAAATGGTAAAAGATGTCTTGTTTTGAATCCATTTTTAGCTTATCCATCATGGCCAATTAATGGGATAATGATATCAGGTCCCGCGTTTGTAGAAGGAATCGTTTCAAAACATCCTAGCAATACAATAACATATAAAGATCATGTATATGGTGGTTACAAAGCTTTAGGTAATGTTTCGAATCTAAAAAATGACATGGACATTGCTTTTCAAGATATAAAAGATCTTTGGCATGAAACAAAATTTCATTTGGATAAAGAAAAGTATGATTTGATTTTCGTAACTTTTACAACTCTAGATAGAATACAACACTATACATGGAGATTTTTTGATAAAAAAGACCCTCTTCATGAATATGAAAATTTTTTATCAAATTTAATTTTAAAATCATTGAAAGAATTTGACAAAATAATTGAAGAAATAATCTTTAAACTAAATGAAAATGATAAATTACTAATAATTAGTGATCATGGATTTGGTCAAAGACCTTACGATCTTATAAATCTAAATGAATTATTAAGAAGAGAAGGACTTTTAATTGTAAATAATAGTGCATCATCAGGTCTTTATTGGATTAAATTAAAACAAAAAGCAAGAAATTATACAATTAAATTATTATCAAAAATGAGAATATTGGATTTTGTTGCTTCTAAGGCAAAGAAAATACCTGGTGCAATGAAATATAAAAAATCAGATCATTTGATTGATAAAGTAAATTCAATTTGTTATGTTGACGAACTATTCTGCGGAAAAAAACCATATATAGGTTTAAATTTTGGAAGCAAAATTAAAGGAAATAAACAATTAGAAGAAGAATTGTTTAACCGTATCATTCACATTCTTGATAATTGTGTTGAATTTCCAAAATACAAATGGGTCAAACGAAATTTTGAGTTATACAACGGCATGCATTATGATAGACTTCCTGATATTTGTATAGAATTACCTATGAATTATGGCATTGAGTATGATCTATTTGGAGACATACTTACCACTAGTTCTACACATTATAAAATATCAGGAGGGCATTATTCATCAGGAACACTAGGAATATTCCCTCATCACTCAGGAAATAGAATAATTAATAAAGTTGAAGATTTTAAAACTTATATTCAATCATTGATTTAAAATCTTATAGAAATGAAAATTCTACTCTCCAATAAATTCTTCTACCAACGAGGTGGTGATTGTATCCATACCATCCAGCTAAAACAGCTACTAGAGCAACATGGTCATAGGGTTGCTATTTTTAGCATGCAGCATCCGGATAATATCGAAAATAAGTATTCTAGCTATTGGCCATCTATGCTAGAGTATTCTGCTAAGAAACCGGGTAATCTACTGGAGGCAATGCTTAGGCCAATCTATTCTAGAGAGGTTAAGCAGAAATGGAATAGGCTATTAGACGATTTTCAACCGGATGTTGTTCATTTACACAATATTCATAGTCAGCTATCGCCAATAATAGCACAAGAGGCTCATAAACGGTCGATACCCGTTTACTGGACCTTACACGACTATAAACTTATTTGCCCCTCTTACTCGCTACTACGCGAAAATAGGGTATGCGAAGAGTGCCTAAGCGATAAATCGAGCGTAGTAAGGCATCGTTGCATTAAAGGTAGCCTTATAGGGAGCACCATTGGATACTTTGAAGCCCTAAAATGGTCAAGTTCCAAATTACTTAAGTTTACTCGCTTCTTTATTTCACCTTCAATTTTTCTGCAAAACAAAATGGGCGAAGGGGGATACCCAAAAAGCCAGATAAGGCATATCTACAATTTTGCTGATGTCTCGAAATTTAGACCTGAGCTATCGAAAGAGAACTACTACGTCTATTTAGGTAGACTATCGAGAGAAAAAGGTGTTGAAACGCTGTTAATGGCAGCATCAGAACATCCTAACTATAAGCTGAAAGTAATTGGAGATGGCCCTTTAAGAACGAATTTGGAAGAAAGGTACAGCTCTGCCAACATAGAGTTTATGGGCTACCGTAAATGGGATGAAATAAAGCAGATACTAGGTAAAGCTCGCTTTATGGTACTACCATCTGAATGCTATGAGAATAACCCCTTAAGCATAATAGAGTCTTTTGCGCTTGGAACCCCTGTGCTGGGAGCATCAATTGGTGGTATACCGGAGCTGGTTGATTCATCAAATGGAATGCTATTTAGGGCAGGTGATTCGAAAGATTTGTCCAATAAAATAGACGAAATGATGGCTGTTGATAGCTGGAATTACCAAAAAATATCTGACGATGCGAGCATAAAGTTTTCGGCCGAAAGCTACTATAACGAACTGATGAAAATATATAAAGGAGAATAAGCGTGAAAAAATTACTATACCCAACAGACGTTTCTATAATAACTACCTATCGCTGCCAAATGCGCTGCAAAATGTGCGATATTTGGAAGAACCCAAGCGATAGGCAAAAGGAGATTACAGCAGACGACCTTAAGATACTTCCTAGCTTTAAGTTTGTAAATATTACGGGCGGCGAACCCTTTCAACGCGACGATTTGGAAGAAATCGTGGAGCTGATGTTTACCAAATCGCCCCGCATCGTAATATCAACATCGGGGTGGCACTACGATAGGGTAATTAAGCTCGCCAAAAAGTTCCCCAATATTGGAATTAGGGTAAGCATCGAGGGCCTAAAGGAAACGAACGATCTGCTAAGGGGTAGGGCAGGAGGTTTCGATAAGGGTTACTCTCTGCTTAAGGAGCTGCAGGGCATGGGGATTAAGGATATTGGGTTTGGTATGACCGTATCTAACCATAATCATCACGATCTGCTGCCCCTATATGAAATCTCCAAGGAGCTTAAGATGGAATTTGCAACTGCCGCCTTCCATAACTCCTTCTATTTTCACAAGTACGATAACCTGATAAGCAACAAATCGGCTGTTAACGCCGACTTTGAGAAGCTGGTAAATGCCCTGCTAAAGGAGAATAACCCCAAAAGCTGGTTTAGGGCATTCTTTAACCTAGGCCTTATAAACTACATAAATGGTGGACGAAGAATGCTACCATGCGAAGCGGGTTCGGCAAACTTCTTTATTGAGCCTTATGGAGAGGTTTACCCCTGTAATGGCCTTGAGGAAGGTATTTGGAAGCAGAGTATGGGTAACATCCGCGAGGTTAAAACATTCGAAGAGCTATGGTTTAGCGAAAGAGCACAACAGGTAAGAGAGCGCGTATCCAGCTGCCCCAAAAACTGCTGGATGGTTGGTACAGCAGCCCCTGTAATGAAAAAGCACATACAGCACCCCGCTCTTTGGGTTGCTAAGAATAAAATTAAAAGCTTGCTGGGTAAACCTGTTTGCGTAGATAGTATTCCTTGGTATAATGTGGGTCAAGATCCTAGACAGGGCGACTTAAACTATAGCCGCATAGATCATTACAACGACAACACAGGCGTTAAACCAGATCCTTCAATTCCACTAGTTGAAGAATAGAAACATTTTTTACCTATAGCTAACACTATCCTACATTGAAAGTATTCGTAACCGGTACTAGAGGTATACCCGATATTCAGGGAGGCGTAGAAACCCACTGCGAGCAGCTTTACCCTCCAATGAAGGTCCAACAGGACATTGACATTACGGTAATTCGCAGAAGCGCCTACGTAACACCCGCTAACAATATTGGCATCTATAAGGATATCAGAGTTAAGAACCTTTACTCTCCAAAAAGCA includes these proteins:
- a CDS encoding glycosyltransferase, whose product is MQKLLIVCDSIKFPIDEGLKKFTYNFIHFCLKNLPESKVLASPSNLDNQEIKTFKRSKTFLNLQLYREIYHYNPQRIIYIPEASSTFFSFIRVIILNLYACNAKVIMISSQKRKHNYLTQQFIKFGKFNLITFSKSGQIQYQNLGVNTSYIPLGVDTKTFEPCSKIVKMELRKKYNLNCTTKYALHVGHIKKNRNIDSLTALLDIGYKVIIVGSSSTEQDISLSNYLKNLGVIIFDQYIEKISELYQLADVYIFPVKNADGAIEFPLSVLEAMSTNIPVISTKFGGLIDTFQESEHFKFFSSKSEMIEKFKNLNLELACNNRKIVLNEFKWEKIFENILQN
- a CDS encoding nucleoside/nucleotide kinase family protein; protein product: MNIYITGIDGAGKTTIIERIIPELFPNEKVEVIWARYEPKLIRYLVAPLKKSQTNGSTNFNDMNEQQYNKWSSFKKKITKSKVLSCVIFTIQYIEYSITIKKVFSKLRKSPNNTIVDRFILDFLVDQSVNHGLNLNNWIVKRLLFKLNAFSYVIFIDVEEHIALVRKNDIPSKEYLSVRRKFYKEYIELLGNAVIVCNNNSLEDTIANISKKIKKNESVYTRN
- a CDS encoding alkaline phosphatase family protein, whose protein sequence is MSLYILGIDGLDLDIIDHYIEQLPNFKKIRDAGYLQTIETVFPADSVPAWSTIFTGLNPAEHGIIRGKDYVESVEQFKKNNKIDITGKTFWDDLSKNGKRCLVLNPFLAYPSWPINGIMISGPAFVEGIVSKHPSNTITYKDHVYGGYKALGNVSNLKNDMDIAFQDIKDLWHETKFHLDKEKYDLIFVTFTTLDRIQHYTWRFFDKKDPLHEYENFLSNLILKSLKEFDKIIEEIIFKLNENDKLLIISDHGFGQRPYDLINLNELLRREGLLIVNNSASSGLYWIKLKQKARNYTIKLLSKMRILDFVASKAKKIPGAMKYKKSDHLIDKVNSICYVDELFCGKKPYIGLNFGSKIKGNKQLEEELFNRIIHILDNCVEFPKYKWVKRNFELYNGMHYDRLPDICIELPMNYGIEYDLFGDILTTSSTHYKISGGHYSSGTLGIFPHHSGNRIINKVEDFKTYIQSLI
- a CDS encoding glycosyltransferase family 4 protein, whose product is MKILLSNKFFYQRGGDCIHTIQLKQLLEQHGHRVAIFSMQHPDNIENKYSSYWPSMLEYSAKKPGNLLEAMLRPIYSREVKQKWNRLLDDFQPDVVHLHNIHSQLSPIIAQEAHKRSIPVYWTLHDYKLICPSYSLLRENRVCEECLSDKSSVVRHRCIKGSLIGSTIGYFEALKWSSSKLLKFTRFFISPSIFLQNKMGEGGYPKSQIRHIYNFADVSKFRPELSKENYYVYLGRLSREKGVETLLMAASEHPNYKLKVIGDGPLRTNLEERYSSANIEFMGYRKWDEIKQILGKARFMVLPSECYENNPLSIIESFALGTPVLGASIGGIPELVDSSNGMLFRAGDSKDLSNKIDEMMAVDSWNYQKISDDASIKFSAESYYNELMKIYKGE
- a CDS encoding radical SAM protein → MSVKKLLYPTDVSIITTYRCQMRCKMCDIWKNPSDRQKEITADDLKILPSFKFVNITGGEPFQRDDLEEIVELMFTKSPRIVISTSGWHYDRVIKLAKKFPNIGIRVSIEGLKETNDLLRGRAGGFDKGYSLLKELQGMGIKDIGFGMTVSNHNHHDLLPLYEISKELKMEFATAAFHNSFYFHKYDNLISNKSAVNADFEKLVNALLKENNPKSWFRAFFNLGLINYINGGRRMLPCEAGSANFFIEPYGEVYPCNGLEEGIWKQSMGNIREVKTFEELWFSERAQQVRERVSSCPKNCWMVGTAAPVMKKHIQHPALWVAKNKIKSLLGKPVCVDSIPWYNVGQDPRQGDLNYSRIDHYNDNTGVKPDPSIPLVEE